atgagcacaggGGTAATGTGTGAACAAGACTTGGTGTGAATAAACATAtgggcagcagagatttggatgccCTCCAGATTTCAGGGAGGTTGAATGTGGGAGGCTGGCTAGGAGTGTTTTAGGATAGTTAAATCTCGAGGTTTCAAAGGAATGGATGAGAGTTTCAGTAGatgagcagaggctggggtggagtcgGGTGAAGTTCCTGAGATGGAAATGAGCGGAATTGGTGAAGATGTGAATGTTGGAAGCTGATCTTGCGGTGAAATATTTCACAATGATTGTGAACACTCTGGTTCAGCCTTAGACATTGTCAGGGAGAGGGATGTAGTCAGTGGTTTGGGAATAGGGTTTGTATCTGTGACTGAAGATAATGACTTCCCAACTGGAAAAACATTTTgtgcatccagtactggatgtcagacaagtcagtAGTGTGTGACTTGGATATGATGGTGTTTGTGCCGGTCTCACAAATGACCaggttcattcagctcaatttcataaCCTGCCTTTGTTTTTgtctcactcccttttttctgttCTAAATCAGTTTTACAGGCGCCGATTTGCAGTTGAGAAATTGAAACCAAACATCACAGTCGCCTAACTTATCGTAACCGGAATATCATCAGATTTtggacatggaaggaaaaagcactgtTCACAGTGGGGGGAAGCCGTACATGTATTCTGTGTGTAGgcgaggattcagtcaatcatctgGTCTGTCAGAACATAAATGcaatcacactggagagaaaccttggaaatgtgggGAGTGTGGGAAAGGATGCAGAACCCCATCTGGGCTGGAAACTCATtggcgcactcacactggggagaaaccatttatctgctgtgagtgtgggaagggattcaccgttGCATCtgacctgctgatacaccagcgagttcatactggggaaagaccatttaaatgcccagactgtgggaaaTGCTTTAAAAGTTCTGGAGAATTGTCACGTCATCAACGTGTTCATACTGATGAGAAACCGTTTGCATGTtcccactgtgggactgggttcaggcgatcatctgaactCACTGCACACCaaagagtccacactggggagaggccgttcacttgctccgagtgtgggaagggatttactgactTATCCACCTTGCTGAGACACAAgcaagttcatactggggagagaccttttaaatgcccagactgtgggaagtgctataaaagtactGGGAACCTGAtgttccatcaacgtgttcacactgacgagaaaccgttcagatgctctcattgtgggactgggttcagacgagcaTCTCAACTCActgaacaccagcgggttcacactggggagagaccattcacctgctccaaatgtgggaagggattcactcaatcttccaacctgctgagacaccagcgagttcacagtgatgagagaccttttaaatgcccagactgtgggaacTTCTATAAAAGTTCCCAGGacctgatgtcccatcaacgtgttcacactgacaagagaccatTCGGGTGCTCCCACTGTGGCACTCGATTCAGGAAACAATCTCAGCTCACTGTCCACCAGCGAATCCACACTGGGAAGAGGtctttcacctgctccaagtgtggtatggcattcactcagtcatccaacctgctgcgaCACAAGCgagctcacactggagagagaccattcacctgctccaaatgtgggaagggattcagtcagttatccaacctgctgagacaccagcaggtTTGCAAGTAACCAGTGATGAAGTTTTGATAATATCCAGGATTGATGTTTGTTTAGACTTGTTTCTGCTGGTGTTCATGAACTTCAGCTCAATTCATGATGTAAATATTCTGACTAAAATtcaaaataaatcagctttgtgttACATATATAGTGCTTTGAGTCTTTTACTATCTTCTTTTGAAGGGCTTTTTCTCTTCCCTGTCTCCTCTGTAACGGGCGCCTGGCCTGATGTGAACAGTCGCGAAGATACCGTACCAAACCGTTAAGAttttttaagactgtgcagaaagatcaATTTGCTTCaagcggaagcgaggccccggaggtggatttccgagGGAaagcaaataggcggtcatgaggggtctcgtttgtggccttgcaaaggagggacctaatagagtgaagtgcgtcggggaggacctcctgccagtga
This portion of the Scyliorhinus torazame isolate Kashiwa2021f chromosome 5, sScyTor2.1, whole genome shotgun sequence genome encodes:
- the LOC140420835 gene encoding uncharacterized protein; the protein is MEGNSTVHIGEKPYTCSVCGRGFSRSSGLSKHKCSYSGEKSWKCGYCERGFDYPIELETHRRTHTGERLFTCSECGKGFTQSSNLLAHQRVHTDERPFKCPDCEKCYKTSREVMRHQRVHTDEKPFRCTHCGTGFKRSSDLMVHQRVHTGERPFTCFECGKKFAQSSTLLTHRRVHTGERPFTCSKCGKGFTTSTNLLEHQRVHSGEKPFTCAVCFKEFAHSSTLLRHQRTHTGEKPFICCECGKGFTVASDLLIHQRVHTGERPFKCPDCGKCFKSSGELSRHQRVHTDEKPFACSHCGTGFRRSSELTAHQRVHTGERPFTCSECGKGFTDLSTLLRHKQVHTGERPFKCPDCGKCYKSTGNLMFHQRVHTDEKPFRCSHCGTGFRRASQLTEHQRVHTGERPFTCSKCGKGFTQSSNLLRHQRVHSDERPFKCPDCGNFYKSSQDLMSHQRVHTDKRPFGCSHCGTRFRKQSQLTVHQRIHTGKRSFTCSKCGMAFTQSSNLLRHKRAHTGERPFTCSKCGKGFSQLSNLLRHQQVCK